A window of the Actinomycetes bacterium genome harbors these coding sequences:
- a CDS encoding aldo/keto reductase, with product DKQGVAAAVAWVLSHPEVTGIATPGDVRLLPLLIEAEERLPETSLADAEQVLASATDYSSPFIRIPF from the coding sequence GACAAGCAGGGGGTCGCCGCCGCGGTTGCCTGGGTGCTGTCGCATCCCGAGGTGACCGGGATCGCCACCCCCGGCGACGTGCGCCTGCTGCCCCTGCTCATCGAGGCCGAGGAGCGCCTGCCCGAGACCAGCCTGGCCGACGCCGAACAGGTGCTGGCCAGCGCCACCGACTACAGCTCCCCATTCATCCGAATCCCGTTCTGA